A DNA window from Primulina tabacum isolate GXHZ01 chromosome 12, ASM2559414v2, whole genome shotgun sequence contains the following coding sequences:
- the LOC142521029 gene encoding WAT1-related protein At3g28050-like, which yields MAWPILLLPFVGMVAAMTALSGNMIISKMAMSNDASFYIISVYSNALATVVLFPTAFIFHWYKIPPVTFAVLWRILLLALCGCLADIGSYAGINYSSPTLGSELLNLVPGFAYILAIIFGMEKLKLTQSSGMLKFLGTLVLIAGASIATLYKGAAILNKPSSLTSPVYLLASPQNWILGGTLLAMAAFLTAAWSVVQTTIVKIYPVEMIIVAIYCVFVTIQSLVIALIAEKDLTAWKLQAEMGLVAVLYAGLVNISFRLYLMSWCLRRTGPLFVTMFNPLVIVISAIIGLIFFKDVLYVGSVAGSIVLVIGLYTVVWGKAKENMVKDDIEGSSGHSLGHHKLPLLQDEEA from the exons ATGGCGTGGCCGATATTGTTGCTGCCTTTTGTTGGCATGGTGGCAGCGATGACTGCTTTATCAGGCAATATGATAATAAGCAAGATGGCTATGTCAAACGACGCCAGTTTCTACATTATATCCGTGTATTCCAATGCCTTGGCCACTGTCGTTCTCTTCCCCACGGCGTTTATTTTCCACTG GTATAAAATCCCACCGGTTACGTTTGCTGTTCTTTGGAGAATTTTGTTGCTTGCTCTGTGCGG TTGCTTAGCAGATATTGGGAGTTATGCTGGTATAAACTATAGCTCCCCCACACTGGGATCAGAGTTACTGAATCTGGTTCCAGGTTTTGCTTACATACTCGCCATCATATTCGG GATGGAAAAACTAAAGCTGACACAATCAAGTGGCATGCTTAAGTTCTTGGGAACTCTTGTTTTGATCGCGGGGGCTTCTATTGCGACgctatacaaaggagctgcaaTCTTGAACAAACCATCAAGCTTAACCTCTCCGGTATACTtattggcatcaccacaaaatTGGATTCTTGGAGGAACTTTACTTGCAATGGCTGCCTTTTTAACCGCGGCATGGTCTGTAGTTCAGACTACAATTGTGAAGATATACCCGGTTGAGATGATCATAGTGGCGATTTACTGCGTCTTTGTGACAATACAATCCTTGGTTATTGCTCTGATTGCAGAAAAAGATTTAACTGCTTGGAAGTTACAAGCTGAGATGGGCTTAGTTGCTGTATTATATGCG GGACTCGTCAATATATCATTCCGACTCTACTTGATGTCTTGGTGCCTTAGGAGGACAGGACCACTTTTCGTTACTATGTTCAACCCCTTGGTGATCGTCATTTCTGCGATCATCGGCCTCATCTTCTTTAAAGATGTTCTCTATGTCGGCAG TGTGGCTGGTTCAATTGTGCTAGTTATTGGGTTGTATACTGTTGTTTGGGGAAAGGCAAAAGAAAACATGGTAAAGGATGATATTGAAGGAAGCAGTGGACACTCATTAGGCCATCATAAACTCCCCTTATTGCAAGATGAAGAAGCATAG